One stretch of Rosistilla oblonga DNA includes these proteins:
- a CDS encoding 3-keto-disaccharide hydrolase, whose translation MNNTSSFKVLFLIALIGTVVGCKSEPADRPEETPAEAVEKAPASDAPAESEATAAMDDPESQPGVIVMDADQLLANRLPAEQASQGWVRLFDGQTFFGWQIASQANWQIDDGVLSVDDGEKGLICTTTRWRDYQLSLEFKASPETNSGVFLRTNLFPTDPTVDCYELNIASVDNPFPTGSLVQREPKSSADIAAFDYDVWHRYDIRVEGATVNVKLDGVEILNFVDPNPLPAGLIGLQYNGGPAAFRDIRVRPLGLDSLISEKIEDHWVRYPEMEGDYQMTDDGMQITGGRAQLESKAQYDDFALLAEVRTNAAALNSGIFFRCIPGDVMMGYECQISNATIEGDPMFPADCGTGGFFRRKDARIVAADDQEWFSMLLIADGSTMATWVNGLQVSEWSDDRAPDANPRKGQRLEAGTLMLQAHDPTTDIHIRQLAVATLAAPVEEAKPEAKAEVQPESTEEAKEEPKEEAKPEAKEEPQPEAKEEAKEEKKPEVKEEAKPEAKEEAKPEVKEEAKPEAAEETQE comes from the coding sequence ATGAATAACACTAGCAGCTTCAAGGTATTGTTTCTGATCGCCCTGATCGGGACCGTCGTGGGATGCAAGAGCGAGCCCGCCGATCGGCCCGAGGAAACGCCAGCCGAAGCGGTCGAAAAGGCTCCCGCATCGGACGCGCCAGCCGAATCGGAAGCGACTGCCGCGATGGATGATCCCGAATCGCAGCCGGGCGTGATCGTGATGGACGCCGACCAGCTGCTAGCCAACCGCTTGCCCGCCGAACAGGCGAGCCAAGGTTGGGTGCGACTGTTCGACGGCCAAACCTTCTTTGGATGGCAGATCGCTAGCCAAGCGAACTGGCAGATCGACGATGGGGTGCTGAGTGTCGATGACGGCGAAAAGGGGCTGATCTGCACCACCACGCGTTGGCGCGATTATCAACTGTCGCTGGAATTCAAAGCCTCTCCCGAAACCAACAGCGGCGTTTTTCTGCGAACGAACCTGTTCCCAACCGATCCGACGGTCGACTGCTATGAATTGAATATCGCTTCGGTCGACAACCCCTTCCCGACCGGCAGCTTGGTGCAGCGGGAACCGAAAAGCAGCGCCGACATCGCCGCATTCGATTACGACGTGTGGCATCGATACGACATTCGCGTCGAAGGTGCGACCGTCAACGTGAAGCTCGACGGCGTGGAAATCCTCAACTTCGTCGATCCCAACCCATTGCCCGCCGGCTTGATCGGTCTGCAATACAACGGCGGCCCGGCAGCGTTTCGCGATATCCGCGTCCGACCGCTGGGACTCGATTCGTTGATCTCCGAGAAGATCGAAGACCACTGGGTCCGCTATCCCGAGATGGAAGGGGATTACCAGATGACCGACGACGGGATGCAGATCACCGGCGGTCGGGCTCAACTGGAATCGAAGGCTCAATACGACGACTTTGCCCTGCTGGCCGAAGTCCGCACCAACGCGGCAGCTTTGAATTCGGGGATCTTCTTCCGCTGCATTCCCGGCGACGTGATGATGGGATACGAATGCCAGATCTCTAACGCCACGATCGAAGGCGATCCGATGTTCCCGGCCGATTGCGGAACCGGCGGATTCTTCCGTCGCAAGGATGCTCGGATCGTTGCCGCCGACGATCAGGAATGGTTTTCGATGCTGTTGATCGCCGATGGATCGACGATGGCGACGTGGGTCAACGGACTGCAGGTCAGCGAATGGAGCGACGATCGCGCCCCCGACGCCAACCCACGCAAGGGTCAACGCCTGGAAGCCGGTACGTTGATGCTGCAAGCTCACGATCCGACGACCGATATCCACATCCGCCAACTGGCCGTCGCAACCCTCGCCGCCCCCGTCGAAGAAGCGAAGCCCGAAGCCAAAGCAGAAGTGCAACCCGAATCGACGGAAGAAGCCAAGGAAGAGCCGAAGGAAGAGGCAAAGCCTGAAGCGAAAGAAGAGCCACAGCCCGAGGCGAAAGAGGAAGCGAAAGAAGAGAAAAAGCCCGAGGTGAAGGAAGAGGCAAAACCGGAAGCCAAGGAAGAAGCGAAGCCAGAAGTCAAGGAAGAGGCGAAGCCAGAGGCGGCGGAAGAAACGCAGGAGTAG
- a CDS encoding FliO/MopB family protein, with translation MLRYTALLLLTLLGMLPVAAQEPLPRVVSNPSYSIQPLNEPAAAEPREAAARTSIPLPPAGSSADPTAPEDKASTGPMFTVISSLAIVLGLFCGFVWLSRKTSGRQGGALDKELFSVLGTSQIDPRHQAALVKCGDRVLLVALTQTGVTTLTEFTEPGEVNDLLARATGKARATFAEAMKDAGDGKTASGFLDSQSAPRRSLFSHSAS, from the coding sequence ATGTTGCGATACACCGCTTTGCTGCTGCTGACACTACTCGGAATGCTGCCCGTTGCGGCGCAAGAGCCTTTGCCACGCGTGGTTTCGAATCCAAGTTATTCGATCCAACCGCTGAACGAACCGGCGGCCGCGGAACCTCGGGAAGCGGCGGCGCGGACCTCGATCCCGTTGCCTCCGGCAGGCAGTAGCGCCGATCCGACCGCCCCCGAAGATAAAGCCTCTACCGGACCGATGTTCACCGTGATTAGCAGCCTGGCGATTGTGCTTGGCTTGTTCTGTGGATTCGTCTGGCTGTCTCGCAAGACATCCGGACGCCAAGGCGGAGCGCTCGATAAAGAGCTGTTTTCGGTGCTCGGCACATCGCAGATCGATCCCCGCCACCAAGCGGCTTTGGTGAAGTGCGGCGATCGCGTGTTGTTGGTCGCGTTGACGCAGACCGGCGTCACGACGTTGACCGAATTCACCGAACCGGGCGAAGTCAACGACCTGCTGGCTCGCGCCACCGGCAAGGCCCGAGCGACCTTTGCCGAAGCGATGAAAGATGCCGGCGATGGTAAGACCGCCAGTGGGTTTCTCGATTCCCAGTCGGCCCCGCGACGCAGTCTGTTCAGTCACAGCGCGTCGTAG
- a CDS encoding motility protein A — protein sequence MDIASLIGVILALGLILGSIALGSAPFSAFIDLPSFLVVIGGAVAAALICFPMKNMVGSPMVAMKVFLNKAPDLQALIKQIVELAETARRDGLLALESKIADVDHPLVKAGLQMAVDGSTPEGVEEVLRTEVSAIAIRHKDGKAVMDQLGRFAPAYGMIGTLMGLIMMLSNMSDPSSIGAGMAVALITTLYGAIVANVFFSPFAEKLGLISRQEMVSMEIAIRGVLAIQSGESPRAIEQKLRTYLPPKQRDSE from the coding sequence ATGGATATTGCAAGTCTCATCGGCGTGATCTTGGCCTTGGGCCTGATCTTGGGCTCGATCGCACTTGGTTCAGCGCCGTTTAGCGCCTTCATCGACCTCCCTTCGTTCCTCGTTGTGATCGGTGGTGCGGTGGCGGCTGCGTTGATCTGTTTCCCGATGAAAAACATGGTCGGTTCGCCGATGGTGGCGATGAAGGTCTTCTTAAATAAGGCTCCCGATCTGCAAGCGTTGATCAAACAGATCGTCGAGTTGGCTGAAACGGCCCGCCGCGATGGGCTGCTGGCGTTGGAGAGCAAGATCGCCGATGTCGATCATCCGCTGGTGAAAGCCGGTTTGCAGATGGCTGTCGATGGCAGCACTCCCGAAGGTGTCGAAGAGGTGTTGCGAACCGAGGTCAGCGCGATCGCGATTCGCCATAAAGATGGCAAAGCCGTGATGGATCAACTGGGACGTTTCGCACCGGCCTACGGAATGATCGGAACCCTGATGGGGCTGATCATGATGTTGAGCAACATGTCCGACCCTTCGAGCATTGGTGCCGGTATGGCGGTCGCGTTGATCACCACGCTTTACGGAGCGATCGTGGCCAACGTCTTCTTCTCACCGTTTGCGGAGAAGTTGGGTTTGATCAGTCGCCAGGAAATGGTCTCGATGGAGATCGCGATCCGCGGCGTGTTGGCGATCCAATCGGGCGAAAGTCCTCGAGCGATCGAACAGAAACTGCGGACCTACCTGCCGCCAAAACAACGCGACTCAGAATAG
- a CDS encoding BatA domain-containing protein: protein MGNELLFLGLFTSSWMLLWAAAAAIPIVLHLLSRRQRRSIRWAAVQFVIAAQQKSQRKFRLWQWLLLALRVLAIVLFAIALADPVIDASADVPLDRRPRLQILVIDGSMSMKTRHDDGTRWSDAIAAATRRCDDAHPGDGFLLLQASAQNDWIVDTITYDPVEMQQTLASLQPTDSETAFGLAIENVSRRIDEINSDRLWSGDVEVAIFADLQALSWRSVPAQTKLSPHASWAIVDVGNRDVDNSHIDAFHADPGFFVAQQPLQLHSRIARSPQSGSDPMLVQLLVDDVVRESRRIAIDPGARSDVAWQVALPAGEHVLAVKIPDDDLNADNIRRLVVEMRSQLRVACIGADAAATRFVATALRSGTAGQLDVQQIASQRLSQLPPDGFDFIVLCDWGPLRSEDARWLRSYLRQGHSAMLWLGPGIDPQTFNREFSSGDPGDPLSIGRIESLADVDQYPIDPKGYSHRISKPFQSHPDSGLITTPIFRYWKIDPAADSSIETVLGIGDGDPLLLSKRLASGAHLLVMATAVNPQAGADGEAWNAIALWPSFIPLMQESVAVTQTETGAADTTDGSTSRDAGVYPVERDGKTVGRFVINPPVAESDLAMIETAQLPERLRGADDGAVEAKPEPQALETTGVPLFQIVLACLIGCLVAESWGSRQLRLR from the coding sequence ATGGGAAATGAGCTGCTTTTTTTAGGCCTTTTTACAAGCAGCTGGATGTTGCTGTGGGCGGCCGCAGCAGCGATTCCGATCGTGTTGCATCTGCTTTCGCGTCGCCAGCGGCGTTCGATCCGCTGGGCTGCAGTCCAGTTTGTGATCGCGGCGCAACAGAAATCGCAGCGAAAGTTTCGACTGTGGCAATGGCTGCTGTTGGCCTTGCGGGTGCTGGCAATCGTGCTGTTTGCGATCGCGCTCGCCGATCCGGTGATCGATGCTTCGGCGGACGTTCCGCTCGATCGCAGGCCGCGTTTGCAGATCCTAGTGATTGACGGATCGATGTCGATGAAGACGCGCCACGACGACGGAACGCGGTGGTCCGACGCGATCGCTGCGGCGACCCGGCGGTGCGACGATGCGCACCCCGGCGACGGGTTCCTGTTGCTGCAGGCAAGTGCCCAAAACGACTGGATCGTCGATACGATCACCTATGATCCAGTCGAGATGCAGCAAACGCTGGCGTCGCTGCAACCGACCGACAGCGAAACCGCATTTGGCCTGGCGATCGAAAACGTCTCTCGGCGGATCGATGAAATCAACAGCGATCGGTTGTGGTCGGGCGACGTCGAGGTCGCGATCTTCGCCGATCTGCAAGCTCTTTCCTGGCGAAGCGTCCCTGCGCAGACGAAACTCTCGCCACATGCGAGTTGGGCGATCGTCGACGTCGGCAACCGCGATGTCGATAACTCGCACATCGACGCCTTCCACGCCGATCCCGGATTTTTTGTAGCTCAGCAACCGCTGCAACTCCACAGCCGGATCGCGCGATCACCGCAGAGTGGCAGCGATCCGATGTTGGTTCAGTTATTGGTCGACGACGTGGTCCGGGAGAGTCGCCGGATCGCGATCGATCCGGGTGCTCGCAGCGATGTCGCGTGGCAGGTCGCGTTGCCGGCCGGGGAACATGTGCTGGCGGTTAAGATTCCCGACGACGATTTGAACGCCGACAACATCCGACGCCTGGTGGTCGAGATGCGGTCGCAGTTGCGAGTGGCTTGCATCGGTGCCGACGCGGCGGCGACGCGGTTTGTCGCGACCGCGCTGCGGAGCGGCACGGCCGGGCAATTGGATGTCCAACAGATCGCCTCGCAGCGGCTGAGCCAATTGCCGCCGGATGGCTTCGATTTCATCGTGTTATGCGATTGGGGACCGCTGCGCAGCGAGGACGCTCGCTGGCTGCGATCTTATCTGCGGCAGGGGCACAGCGCGATGCTGTGGCTTGGCCCGGGCATCGACCCGCAAACGTTTAACCGAGAATTTTCATCGGGCGATCCGGGCGATCCGCTTTCGATCGGGCGTATCGAATCGCTCGCCGACGTCGATCAATATCCAATCGATCCCAAAGGATACAGCCATCGGATCAGCAAACCGTTTCAATCGCATCCCGACAGCGGATTGATCACGACGCCGATCTTTCGCTACTGGAAGATCGATCCGGCGGCAGACTCGAGTATCGAAACAGTCCTTGGCATCGGCGATGGCGATCCGCTGTTATTGTCCAAACGGCTCGCGTCGGGAGCTCATCTGTTGGTCATGGCAACAGCCGTCAATCCGCAAGCTGGCGCCGACGGCGAAGCTTGGAATGCAATCGCTCTATGGCCCAGCTTCATCCCGTTGATGCAGGAATCGGTTGCGGTAACGCAGACCGAAACCGGTGCGGCTGACACTACGGATGGTTCCACATCGCGCGATGCGGGCGTCTATCCAGTCGAGCGCGACGGGAAAACGGTTGGCCGGTTTGTCATCAATCCGCCGGTGGCGGAGAGCGACCTTGCGATGATCGAGACCGCACAACTGCCGGAGCGGTTGCGTGGAGCCGACGATGGGGCGGTCGAAGCGAAACCAGAACCGCAAGCTTTGGAAACGACGGGGGTGCCGCTGTTCCAAATTGTGCTGGCCTGTTTGATTGGATGTTTGGTGGCGGAATCGTGGGGCAGCCGTCAGTTGCGACTGCGTTAG
- a CDS encoding YceI family protein, with protein MKKIASLLGICLLSTTCFAQATATTLKPVALQAGTAAISPANSRIDFVGTHEGDKPDPRKGGFGKFTGQAKVAADGSLQSIAWEIETGSLFTEIPKLTGHLKNSDFFDVREYPKASFQSTSVAAGSGEGNYIVTGDLTLLKATKSIKIPVSVDVSAEGLTLHSKFKIDRTQFGMNYGQGKVSNDVQMTVAIGQPTEAAGR; from the coding sequence ATGAAAAAAATCGCCTCCCTGCTTGGAATCTGCCTACTCTCGACCACCTGTTTCGCTCAAGCGACCGCGACAACTCTGAAGCCTGTCGCTCTGCAGGCCGGCACCGCAGCGATCTCTCCCGCGAATTCGCGGATCGATTTTGTTGGCACGCACGAAGGGGACAAGCCCGATCCGCGCAAGGGTGGCTTCGGCAAGTTTACGGGCCAAGCGAAGGTCGCCGCCGATGGCTCGCTGCAATCGATCGCTTGGGAGATCGAAACCGGATCGCTGTTTACCGAGATCCCCAAGCTGACCGGACACCTGAAGAACTCCGACTTCTTCGACGTCCGCGAATATCCAAAGGCTTCGTTCCAATCGACTTCCGTCGCCGCCGGTTCGGGTGAAGGGAACTACATCGTCACCGGTGATCTGACGCTGCTGAAGGCGACGAAGTCGATCAAGATTCCCGTTTCGGTCGACGTCTCCGCCGAAGGGCTAACGCTGCACAGTAAATTCAAAATCGATCGCACGCAGTTCGGAATGAACTACGGTCAAGGCAAGGTGAGCAACGATGTCCAGATGACAGTTGCCATCGGCCAGCCGACCGAAGCGGCGGGACGCTAA
- a CDS encoding dihydrolipoamide acetyltransferase: MADNNENVEGEETPPAAPKSKKLMIVGFVSAVVIVETLLFFFMVPSADEVAAMAESQLIEEVQNESEVEIKKEDDEKKVIEFQLGSFGETFSPLGTERQYAVEFRLFGTLRQKNKEMMTKEFEEKEGRLQHGIRMVVRNSRLEELQDNQLGLIERRILTTCNALLEEPILLSVGFKQYKVREE, encoded by the coding sequence ATGGCAGACAACAACGAAAACGTCGAAGGCGAAGAGACACCGCCTGCGGCTCCCAAAAGCAAGAAGCTGATGATCGTCGGGTTTGTTTCCGCGGTTGTGATCGTCGAGACGCTGCTGTTCTTCTTCATGGTCCCGTCGGCTGATGAAGTGGCCGCGATGGCCGAATCGCAGCTGATCGAAGAGGTCCAAAACGAAAGCGAAGTCGAGATCAAAAAGGAAGACGACGAAAAGAAGGTGATCGAATTCCAGCTGGGGTCGTTTGGCGAAACCTTTTCTCCGCTGGGAACCGAGCGGCAGTACGCGGTCGAATTCCGTTTGTTTGGGACGTTGCGTCAGAAGAACAAAGAGATGATGACCAAGGAATTTGAGGAAAAGGAGGGCCGGCTGCAGCACGGGATCCGAATGGTCGTGCGGAATTCGCGGCTGGAGGAACTGCAGGACAATCAATTGGGCTTGATCGAACGGCGTATTTTGACGACATGTAATGCCCTGCTGGAAGAACCGATCCTGCTGTCGGTCGGTTTCAAGCAATACAAAGTTCGCGAAGAATGA
- a CDS encoding OmpA/MotB family protein has product MDDDGGGDDAAAIPEWVVTFGDMMSLLLTFFIMLVSLSEIKEEDKYQALVESMRQQFGHERSMESMSPGEAKPRETAFEVLATMGRAKRLDSHNGGVKAKAPVGEQPTVRIIRPGRLTAVGTVVFFPEGEAELGADAKAALDGIADELKGKPQKIEIRGHTSARTAAKAVSIRQPMNLAYSRAVQVYDYLVNHHQIDPRRCRIAAAADSEPMSVAADPAKQQQNPRVEVFLLDETVSDLIGTNVERQKNIIPESGQERQ; this is encoded by the coding sequence ATGGACGATGACGGCGGTGGTGATGACGCAGCAGCGATCCCAGAATGGGTCGTCACGTTTGGCGATATGATGTCGTTGCTGTTGACATTTTTTATCATGTTGGTATCGCTCAGCGAGATCAAGGAAGAGGATAAGTACCAGGCGCTTGTCGAATCGATGCGGCAGCAATTTGGTCACGAACGGTCGATGGAAAGCATGTCGCCGGGCGAAGCCAAGCCTCGCGAAACGGCTTTCGAAGTCCTCGCGACGATGGGCCGCGCCAAGCGACTCGATTCACACAACGGCGGCGTCAAAGCGAAAGCGCCCGTCGGCGAACAACCGACGGTGCGGATCATCCGTCCAGGGCGTTTGACCGCCGTGGGGACTGTCGTCTTCTTTCCCGAGGGAGAGGCGGAATTGGGGGCCGACGCAAAAGCGGCTCTCGATGGGATCGCTGATGAACTCAAAGGCAAGCCGCAGAAGATCGAGATCCGCGGGCATACGTCGGCGCGGACGGCCGCTAAAGCTGTCTCGATTCGCCAGCCGATGAATCTCGCCTATTCGCGAGCCGTCCAGGTCTACGACTATTTAGTAAATCATCACCAGATCGATCCGCGACGCTGCCGTATCGCCGCGGCGGCTGACAGCGAACCGATGAGCGTCGCTGCCGACCCGGCAAAGCAGCAGCAGAACCCGCGGGTCGAAGTCTTCCTGTTGGACGAGACGGTTTCCGATCTGATTGGAACCAACGTCGAACGTCAAAAGAACATCATTCCTGAATCCGGACAGGAGAGGCAATAA
- the fliN gene encoding flagellar motor switch protein FliN, whose protein sequence is MSDDGSQTQNPPPSTDSGGGDDARSTAGMEQLLDQAQADLAAADGPAAPTAANPQPFPLDELQSEAGTDDLVSLNILSDVDLDLRIELGRTHMRLEDVLQLRSGSVVALDRLAGDPVDVFVNDRLVARGEVLVLNESFCVRVTELVSGGNA, encoded by the coding sequence ATGTCAGATGATGGATCGCAGACTCAGAACCCGCCGCCGTCGACCGATTCTGGCGGGGGCGACGATGCCCGGTCGACTGCCGGAATGGAGCAGTTGCTCGATCAGGCACAGGCCGATCTAGCGGCTGCCGATGGACCGGCGGCACCGACCGCGGCCAATCCCCAACCTTTTCCGCTGGACGAACTGCAAAGCGAAGCGGGGACCGACGATCTCGTTTCGCTGAATATCCTCAGCGATGTCGATCTCGATCTGCGGATCGAACTTGGCCGCACCCACATGCGACTCGAAGATGTGCTGCAGCTGCGCAGCGGATCGGTTGTTGCATTGGACCGCTTGGCCGGCGATCCAGTCGATGTGTTTGTCAACGATCGCCTGGTCGCGCGCGGCGAAGTCTTGGTGCTGAACGAAAGTTTCTGCGTTCGGGTCACCGAACTGGTCAGCGGAGGCAACGCCTGA
- a CDS encoding flagellar FlbD family protein — MLYLGIIDQVTPHGDANNASTHRSAKLSMIKLTRIDGEAFILNAELIRYVENRPDTFVTLTTGERFIVRESMDEVVDRAIGYQQQKQLLPTMSPHCGA, encoded by the coding sequence ATGTTGTATTTGGGCATCATCGACCAAGTGACTCCGCATGGCGACGCGAACAATGCGTCGACGCATCGATCGGCAAAACTATCCATGATCAAGCTCACGCGAATTGATGGGGAAGCATTCATCTTGAATGCCGAACTGATTCGTTATGTCGAGAATCGCCCCGACACGTTCGTGACCCTGACCACGGGGGAACGTTTCATCGTGCGAGAGTCGATGGATGAAGTCGTCGATCGAGCGATTGGTTATCAACAGCAAAAGCAACTGCTGCCGACAATGTCTCCTCATTGCGGCGCGTAA
- a CDS encoding vWA domain-containing protein, which yields MILAVDISWELQHAWPLPAWGLAVLFLAIAGWTTWLLVAQQLAWRKTVVLSTLRLAALAGLFLMLGGWRLSFFETDLPDLLMLVDDSASMQLPAGDSASDVGINRLARAQRLLAEPDWVQALEQRYRLKMYAVSEQIRPMGSVAELQADGQSSRLGDGLLQLTNAQRGRSTAAVVLMSDGIVTDGASLRVAADRLAAQNIPLWTVGLGGEQPPPELAIDEVVADDRAFLGDEVQVRVLLRGTAPAGSEVAVELRDRDSDALLARQQVRMETSPTRTVVPLTFTADRPGIWNLQVVVPPIDGEIFTDNNRKPMRLVVRDEPIGVLLIAQQPSYEFRFLKHLLERAQGQGNAAENLIRLTSVLQDGDPRYAEQDRSAAALPPVKPDELEALDVVILCDADVDQLGELMLGQIDELVRSRGTGLVVVAGPENRLAIPNGSALADLIPVDPRGLQAPAGPQSRPLVVERTRLGQAAGDLPLPAGIQWSQLPPLYWLMRSAELKPAAQVILATGDSPQQTASLPVVVSQVVGAGQVWLQLSDESFRWLSGSSAHNLHERYWLQVVRKLARRKRTDVIESARLQVSGSRFTEGQPLPIELTLPKSESPRQARVAIGRDGDSPRLETLYPTSDPQLLRGTANDLPPGDYWIRLIDPVLAQPPDPVAVRIESPSSEFLEGHAALIAMDEASRISGGKLLTAEQAAESLLAELPAGRTIRLRELPSRPIWNHWAAAALVVALLSGEWILRRRWGLA from the coding sequence ATGATATTAGCCGTCGACATCAGCTGGGAATTGCAACACGCTTGGCCGCTGCCAGCGTGGGGGCTGGCGGTGTTGTTCCTGGCGATCGCCGGTTGGACGACGTGGTTGTTGGTCGCCCAGCAGCTCGCGTGGCGGAAGACCGTTGTGTTGTCGACGCTGCGGCTGGCCGCTTTGGCTGGGCTGTTTCTGATGCTTGGCGGTTGGCGGCTCTCGTTTTTCGAGACCGATCTGCCCGATCTGCTGATGCTGGTCGACGATTCGGCCAGCATGCAGTTGCCCGCGGGTGACTCGGCCAGCGACGTCGGGATCAATCGGTTGGCTCGCGCCCAAAGATTGTTGGCCGAGCCCGATTGGGTGCAGGCGCTCGAGCAACGGTATCGCTTAAAGATGTACGCGGTCAGCGAACAGATCCGCCCGATGGGTTCGGTCGCCGAACTGCAAGCCGATGGTCAATCGAGTCGCTTGGGAGACGGGCTGCTGCAGTTGACCAATGCCCAACGCGGTCGTTCGACGGCGGCGGTCGTCTTGATGTCCGACGGGATCGTTACCGACGGTGCCAGTTTGCGCGTCGCAGCCGATCGATTGGCGGCGCAGAACATTCCGCTGTGGACCGTCGGCTTAGGCGGGGAGCAACCGCCGCCGGAGCTTGCGATCGACGAAGTTGTTGCCGACGACCGGGCGTTCCTGGGGGATGAAGTGCAGGTTCGCGTGCTGCTGCGTGGCACCGCGCCAGCGGGAAGCGAGGTTGCTGTCGAGCTGCGCGATCGCGATTCCGATGCGCTGCTGGCTCGCCAACAAGTGCGGATGGAAACGTCGCCGACGCGGACCGTCGTTCCGCTGACCTTCACCGCCGATCGACCGGGAATCTGGAATCTGCAGGTGGTTGTGCCGCCGATCGATGGCGAAATCTTTACCGACAACAATCGCAAGCCGATGCGACTGGTGGTTCGCGACGAACCGATCGGCGTGCTGCTGATCGCTCAACAGCCGAGCTACGAGTTCCGTTTTCTAAAGCACTTGTTGGAACGGGCTCAAGGACAAGGCAACGCGGCGGAAAATCTGATCCGCTTGACCAGCGTGCTGCAGGATGGCGACCCACGTTATGCCGAACAGGATCGTTCGGCGGCCGCGCTGCCACCGGTCAAGCCGGACGAATTGGAAGCCTTGGACGTGGTGATCTTATGCGATGCCGACGTCGACCAGTTGGGCGAATTGATGCTCGGTCAGATCGACGAACTGGTGCGATCCCGCGGGACGGGACTGGTTGTTGTCGCTGGCCCGGAGAACCGGTTGGCGATTCCCAACGGATCGGCGTTGGCCGATCTGATCCCGGTCGATCCCCGCGGCTTGCAAGCTCCCGCCGGTCCGCAATCGCGGCCGCTGGTGGTCGAGCGAACGCGGTTGGGGCAAGCCGCCGGCGACCTGCCGCTGCCCGCCGGGATCCAGTGGTCGCAACTGCCGCCGCTGTATTGGCTGATGCGATCCGCCGAGCTCAAGCCAGCCGCACAGGTGATCCTGGCGACCGGCGACTCGCCTCAGCAGACAGCTTCGTTGCCGGTGGTTGTAAGCCAAGTTGTTGGGGCTGGGCAGGTCTGGCTGCAGTTGAGCGACGAGTCGTTTCGTTGGCTGAGCGGATCGTCGGCGCACAACCTCCACGAACGCTATTGGTTGCAAGTCGTCCGGAAATTGGCTCGCCGCAAACGGACCGACGTCATCGAATCGGCTCGCCTGCAGGTTTCGGGGAGTCGGTTTACCGAAGGGCAACCGTTGCCGATCGAGTTGACGCTGCCCAAATCGGAGAGTCCGCGACAGGCTCGTGTCGCGATCGGCCGCGATGGCGATTCGCCGCGATTGGAGACGTTGTATCCGACAAGCGATCCGCAGTTGCTGCGGGGGACGGCCAACGATCTGCCACCGGGCGACTATTGGATCCGGTTGATCGACCCTGTGCTGGCCCAACCGCCCGACCCGGTCGCGGTGCGGATCGAATCGCCATCGAGCGAATTTCTGGAGGGACACGCGGCGTTGATCGCGATGGATGAAGCGAGCCGGATCAGCGGCGGCAAATTGCTGACGGCGGAACAGGCGGCGGAATCGCTGTTGGCCGAATTGCCTGCCGGGCGAACGATCCGGCTCCGCGAACTTCCCTCTCGCCCGATCTGGAATCATTGGGCTGCCGCCGCGCTGGTTGTCGCTTTGCTGAGTGGCGAGTGGATCTTGCGACGCCGCTGGGGACTCGCCTGA